The DNA segment GCCGGCTTGCGAATGACTTCGGAAAAGATACCGATTTTCTCACACGCCTTCGCTTTGCCGCGGACATAACTCTGGGAGGCCGGATCATCGCCCACCAGCACCGCCGCCAGTCCCGGAGTAACGCCTTTCTTTTTAAGCTCTGCGACTTTCCGTTGAAGCTCTTCCTTGATCTCACCGGATATCTTTTTGCCGTCGATTATTGTCGCCTCCATAACGTCCTTCATTCCTTCTCCTCGGGTCCCATATCCCCGCCATAGTCGATTCTAAATCTTTCGATTGCCTCCGCCCCGCCGTCTTCGGTGCTGACCGTTACCACCACTCCGCTGATTTTAATATCCTTCTTGGCGCATGTAAAACGCTTCGGCATGCCGGTTAAAAACCGGTCCAGCGACGGCCCTTTGGCCATCCCGATAATCGAATCATAGGCCCCGGTCATTCCGGCATCGGTGATATAGGCCGTTCCCCGTTCCGACACCGATTCATCGGCCGTCTGGACATGGGTGTGGGTCCCGATTATGGCTGACACCCGACCGTCGAGATAATAAGCCAGCGCCTGCTTCTCCGAGGTAACTTCGGCATGAAAATCGACGATGACAATATCGGCCCTCTCCCGGATAATCCGCAAATCGCGATCGGCCGTCCGAAACGGGCAGTCGATATCCTTCATATATGTCCGCCCCTGGAGATTCAATACCCCGATTTTGACTCCGTCAACTTCGTCTATCAGGTAACCCGCTCCGGGACATCCCGGAGGAAAATTCGACGGCCGCAAAAGTCGCGGCTGCTCATCGATATATTTGAGGATATCCAGACGATCCCAGATATGGTTTCCCGAGGTCTGGCAGTCAATCCCGTAGGTAAACATTTTTCGGGCCATTTCCGGTGTGATACCGAATCCCCCGGCGGCGTTTTCAGTATTGGCGATCACATAATCCGCCTGGTACTTTTCCTTGAGCGGCTTGCACATCTGCGATAAAACAAACCGCCCCGGCTGACCGCAGGCATCGGCGAAAAAAAGAATCTTAATCTGTGGCTTCATGACTCCTACTTGGCATATTCCGTCGCTCTCGATTCACGAATCACCGAGACCTTAATCTGTCCCGGATATTCCATTTCCTGTTCAATCTTGCGGGCGATATCACCGGCCAGAATATGCGTGGCCAGATCATCTATAAGCTCACATTCGACAATCACCCGAACTTCGCGGCCAGCCTGGATCGCAAATGCCTTGGCCACTCCGCGGAAGGAATCCGCCAGTTCTTCAAGGGTCTCCAAACGCTTGATATACGCCTCCAGCGGTTCCCGCCGCGCTCCCGGGCGGGCTCCCGAAATAGCATCGGCCGCCTGGACTAAAATAGCATATGGCGTCTCCTGGGGGATGTCCCCGTGATGCGACAATACCGCGTTGACTACCGCTGGATGTTCATTGTAACGGATCAGGAAATTCCCCCCGATCTCGGTGTGGGTTCCTTCCGTCTCCCGGTCGATGGCCTTACCGATATCATGCAACAGCCCGGCTCGCTTGCCCAGATTCGGATCAAGCTCCAACTCGGCGGCCATCAATCCCGCCAGAATGGCCACTTCTTTGGAATGCTGCAAGACATTCTGTCCGTACGAACTGCGGTAGTTCAATTTGCCAAGAAGCTTGATTACATCCAGATGAAGTCCCTGAATACCCAGATCGAAACAGGCCTGTTCGCCTATTTCCCGAACTATCATCTCCATCTCTTTTTCCGTCTTGGCCACGATTTCTTCGATTCGGGTCGGATGTATCCGTCCGTCGGTGATCAATTTCTCCAGAGACATCCGGGCGATTTCCCGGCGGATCGGATCATAGCCGGAAAGAATCACCGCCTCGGGAGTATCATCGACAATCACATCAATCCCGGTAGCGGTCTCGAATGATCGGATATTACGTCCTTCCCGTCCGATAATACGCCCTTTCATTTCCTCGTTCGGTAGATTTACCACCGATACTGTTGATTCCACCGTGTGATCGGCGGCGCAACGATAAATGGCCGATATAATAATTTCCCGCGCTTCCTTTTCGGCATTCTGCTCGGCCTTGTCCCTTATTTCCTTCATCATGGCGGCCGCCTCGATTTTGGCCTCGTTGATCAAATTGACTTTCAGCTCTTCTTTGGCCTCGTCGGATGTCATCTGGGCGATGCGTTCCAGTTTTTCATTCTGGATGTGCACTAATTTTTCCAGCTCCTGCTCGCGGAGGGTTATTCCTTTATCGCGGCCGGCCAGGGTCTTTTCACGGTTGACAATTTCTTTTTCCCGCTTCTGTAAACTTTCCAGTTTGCGATCGACAGCCGTTTCCTTATCGGCCAGCCTCCTCTCGGTCTTCTGAATTTCGTTTCTTTTATTCTGATATTCGCGCTCGAAATTGGTTTTTGTTTTGTACCATTCTTCTTTTGCCTCAAGCAGGGCTTCTTTTTTCTTTATTTCAGCCTCTTTTTGGCCTTCGGCAATTATCTTTTTGGCCGCTTCTTCCGCCCCGCTGATTTTACGATCGCCGATTCGTCTCAAAATCAGCCAGGCCAGGCCAAAACCAACAATAGCCGCCAGGACCGCTAAAAGGACAACCACCAAGACATTGTCCATCTGTCCTCCTTGTCCCGACTCTTTATCGGGACCATCTATTAAAAATAATGTCTATGAAAAAAGAGGATATGAATTGATTGAAGCCAATAATTCATTTATCCCCGGAACCCTCGAGTTTGCTGTCGAGTAATTCCAGAAGATTTCTTGCCTTATTTTCTGTGATGCTGTTATTCGCCTCTAAATTGTCCTTAAGATCCAAAAGTTCATCGGCCAAATTTAACGCCGCCAATACGGCAATCTTATGAGGTGACCTATTTTTGGATCGAAGCGCAATATCGCGCATTTTTTTATCGACACAGTCGGCAACACGAAGCATATAATCCCCATTCGCATTACCCCGAATCGAATATTCTTCGCCGAATATGGCTACCCTAACCACCTTGTCTTTGTCAGAAATTCCAGGCATATTATTATGAACTATTATCCTCAAATAATTTTGGACTATCCTCTTTTATCACTTAAATTATTACGTTAATCTATTTATAAAAAATAACCTATAAATCCAAACTCTTCTTGTCAAATATAAAATACTTATAATTGTTCCAGGTTTCCCAGACGATCAAGAATACTACTCAAACGCCGTTTAACCGTTTCCGATTTCTCGTTTTCTTCCTTTTCCATCCGGGTAATTCGGGATTCCGTTTCAGTTAGCTGTGTCTTTAAACGCTTGTTTTCGTCAATCAGATGACCATTTTCCTGATTCAATTTATCAATCAGGGCAACCGCCTTGTTTATTTTTTCTTCCAGCTTTTCCAGCGTATCCATATCAACCTTCTCTGACTTCTGCTTTAAAGCAACGCTTTAAATGTTCAGCTATTTTTCTCTGCAAATCAACAACTTCCGCATTTTCAAGACTACCTTCCGCGGATCGAAAGATCATGGCGAAGGCCAGTGACTTTTTACCCGATCCGATCTGTTTGCCGCGATAAAGATCGAAAATCTCAACCGATTCCAGCAATTTTCCACCGGCCTTTTTTATCTCCTCCAGTATATCCCCGGCCCGGACCGATTCATCGACCACTATGGCTATATCGCGTGGGGCGGCCGGGTAGCGAGGAAGCGGCTTGAATACCGCCGTATCCTGCCTGCTTCCCAATAATCCGTCAAAATCAATCTCAGCCGCGAATACAGGTTGCTTAATATCGAATTCGCGGGCAATCTCAGGATCGATCTGACCCGCCCGACCTATTGTCACGCTTCCGATATTCACCTTAAATGCCAGACCTTTGATAAACGGTTTCTGATCACAACCGACAAACGCGATTTCTCCGCAACGGCATCCCCCGGCCAGAGTTTCCAGGGCGCCTTTCAGTTCATAAAATGAATATTCTCTTCCCCGGCCAAACCACTTATCAACCGAGCGGCCGGTCATGATTATCCCGATTATCTCCTGTTCGGCAGGCGGGTTTCCGGGATTGAAGGCTTTACCGATCTCGAACAATGCCAGATCAACATTACGATGAGCGATATTATGAGCGGTTGATTTCAATAACGAATAAATCAGGGTATTCTGCAGAACATCCAGATCCTCGGCAATCGGATTCAATATTTTCAATTGCTTATCTCCGGCTCCCAGTTTGCTTAACTGCCGGGAATGACCCAATCCGGAACTGTAAATCTCGTCGAATCCCTGGGCCGTCAATATTCTCCTGATCTCACTCCGAAAAACATCATCGGGATGGCCCGGTGTAAACAGGGGGCCATTATTGCGGTCAATAAACGGAATCGACTCGAAACCCTCAATGCGGATAATCTCCTCGATAAGATCGACCTCGCGTTTAACATCAACCGCGAAAGTCGGCACCTTCACATGAAGTTTTCCCCGGTCTTCGACTTCGTATTCCAGATCACGGAGAATCTTAATTATCCGTTCGGTCGGGATATCCACCCCCAGAAGAGCCCGCACCCGCTCCGGCCTCAATTCGATTTCCGCCGGATTTATCGGCTCGGGATAACAATCAACCAGACCCGACAAAACCGATCCACCGGCGAATTTCTGCATCAGGCAGGCCGCCCGGTTCGCCGCAATCGGAACGATATTAG comes from the Candidatus Zixiibacteriota bacterium genome and includes:
- a CDS encoding TIGR00282 family metallophosphoesterase → MKPQIKILFFADACGQPGRFVLSQMCKPLKEKYQADYVIANTENAAGGFGITPEMARKMFTYGIDCQTSGNHIWDRLDILKYIDEQPRLLRPSNFPPGCPGAGYLIDEVDGVKIGVLNLQGRTYMKDIDCPFRTADRDLRIIRERADIVIVDFHAEVTSEKQALAYYLDGRVSAIIGTHTHVQTADESVSERGTAYITDAGMTGAYDSIIGMAKGPSLDRFLTGMPKRFTCAKKDIKISGVVVTVSTEDGGAEAIERFRIDYGGDMGPEEKE
- the rny gene encoding ribonuclease Y produces the protein MDNVLVVVLLAVLAAIVGFGLAWLILRRIGDRKISGAEEAAKKIIAEGQKEAEIKKKEALLEAKEEWYKTKTNFEREYQNKRNEIQKTERRLADKETAVDRKLESLQKREKEIVNREKTLAGRDKGITLREQELEKLVHIQNEKLERIAQMTSDEAKEELKVNLINEAKIEAAAMMKEIRDKAEQNAEKEAREIIISAIYRCAADHTVESTVSVVNLPNEEMKGRIIGREGRNIRSFETATGIDVIVDDTPEAVILSGYDPIRREIARMSLEKLITDGRIHPTRIEEIVAKTEKEMEMIVREIGEQACFDLGIQGLHLDVIKLLGKLNYRSSYGQNVLQHSKEVAILAGLMAAELELDPNLGKRAGLLHDIGKAIDRETEGTHTEIGGNFLIRYNEHPAVVNAVLSHHGDIPQETPYAILVQAADAISGARPGARREPLEAYIKRLETLEELADSFRGVAKAFAIQAGREVRVIVECELIDDLATHILAGDIARKIEQEMEYPGQIKVSVIRESRATEYAK
- a CDS encoding cell division protein ZapA yields the protein MSDKDKVVRVAIFGEEYSIRGNANGDYMLRVADCVDKKMRDIALRSKNRSPHKIAVLAALNLADELLDLKDNLEANNSITENKARNLLELLDSKLEGSGDK
- the zapB gene encoding cell division protein ZapB codes for the protein MDTLEKLEEKINKAVALIDKLNQENGHLIDENKRLKTQLTETESRITRMEKEENEKSETVKRRLSSILDRLGNLEQL
- a CDS encoding phenylalanine--tRNA ligase subunit beta, which encodes MQLPYSWIKELVDISWPAPELAGRLTLAGAETETEPVLEKGFDNICVGRIEQIENIEGTDHLKKALVDIGREKLQVVCGAPNARGGQKVVVAKIGAELQGGIKIKKSKIRGVESSGMICAEDELGLSDDHSGIMVLDEDAPIGAPIDDVLKVNDYILNLDLTPNRADLLSAIGVARDTACLAGLKMKKPEIDLIEVSEKASDYIKIRIDNPEACQRYTARIIKGVKIGLSPWWIRRKLLLCGIRPISNVVDITNLVMMEYGQPLHAFDYRKFSRGEIVVRRAFEGEMFTTLDGREHKLTPDVLMITDGRQGVGTAGVMGGLDSEVSEDTVDILLESAYFDPVTIRKSRMLLGLNTESSYRFERGVDPNIVPIAANRAACLMQKFAGGSVLSGLVDCYPEPINPAEIELRPERVRALLGVDIPTERIIKILRDLEYEVEDRGKLHVKVPTFAVDVKREVDLIEEIIRIEGFESIPFIDRNNGPLFTPGHPDDVFRSEIRRILTAQGFDEIYSSGLGHSRQLSKLGAGDKQLKILNPIAEDLDVLQNTLIYSLLKSTAHNIAHRNVDLALFEIGKAFNPGNPPAEQEIIGIIMTGRSVDKWFGRGREYSFYELKGALETLAGGCRCGEIAFVGCDQKPFIKGLAFKVNIGSVTIGRAGQIDPEIAREFDIKQPVFAAEIDFDGLLGSRQDTAVFKPLPRYPAAPRDIAIVVDESVRAGDILEEIKKAGGKLLESVEIFDLYRGKQIGSGKKSLAFAMIFRSAEGSLENAEVVDLQRKIAEHLKRCFKAEVREG